From the genome of Desulfobaccales bacterium:
AAAGCCCAGGGTGACGATGGCCAGCAGGTCCTCCTCCCGGCGGATCTTGCTGGTGGCGTGGCGCAAAATGGCCACAGGCAGGTCGTCGGGCTCAAGGCCGCAACCGTCGTCGGCCACCAGCACCCGGCGCCGGCCCCCCTCCTCCAGGCGGATGGAGATCTGCCGGGCCCCGGCGTCCAGGGCGTTTTCCACCAGCTCCTTGACCACCGCGGCGGGCCGGGTGATGACCTCCCCGGCGGCGATCTTGGCGGCGGTGGCCGGGTCCAGCAGTGCGATGCGTCCCATGGCCTCAGCTTGCCAAGCCTTGAGCTCTTGGTTTATGATGAACCCTGACGGGAGGGCTGTGATCCGGTTCTTCCTCACCGCCCCGCCGGCTGTTTCAAGAACTGGCCTTCTTCCGGTCGGCGGGGCCCTCTTCCCGGCGTGGAGCGTCAAATCCCGCGTGCTCACGTGCGTGCCCCGGCCGGGAAATGTGCCTTTTTCCAGGACTATACCACAATTCCCACGGAGGGGCCATGGGCAAAAGCCAGGGGGCAGGCCTCACGCCCCGGGAGGAACAGGTCCTCAAGGTGGCCAAGGAGATCGTGGTGAAATTCATTGAAGTGGGACGCCTCTCCCCCGCCGCCTTTCCGGAGACCTTTCAGATGGTGATCGACACGGTGCGCCGTTCCCTTGAGGCCCAGGAATAACGGGGCAGGAACTTTCTGGCGACTCCAAGAGTGAGAACGCGCAATTTGGGAAGAGGGGAAGCCTCCTTTTTCACCCCAAGGCCCCAAAGAGACCGGGAAGCCATTTCACCAGTCCTCCTTGGTTACCCAGGGCGTTTTTGACTGGTCGGAGTAGATAACCCCCGGCTCCGAAAAATATTAGAAAAAGGAGAAACCATGCGCCGCAGCGGCGGGCGGGCGGCGGAGGCCTTGCGGCCCGTGCGCATCGAACCGGGCTACCTGGACTTTGCCGACGGCTCGGCCCTGGTGACCTGGGGGCGCACCCGGGTCCTGTGCGCCGCCTCGGTGCTGAACCAGGTGCCGCCCTTCAAGCAGTTCACCGGCGAGGGCTGGGTGACGGCGGAGTATGCCATGCTGCCGCGGTCCACCGCCACCCGCCAGCCCCGGGAAGGCCTGGCCGGGCGGCCCCGGGGCCGCTCCCAGGAGATCCAGCGCCTCATCGGCCGGGCCCTGAGGGCCGTGTGCGACCTCAAGGCCCTGGGGGAGCGCACCGTGATTTTGGACTGCGATGTGCTCCAGGCCGACGGCGGCACCCGGGCGGCGGCCATCACTGGCGCCTTTGTGGCCCTGGCCCTGGCTCTGGAACCCTTACGGCGCCGGGAGGAGTTGGAGACCCTTCCCCTCACCGGCCAGGTGGCGGCGGTGAGCTTAGGAAGGGTAAGCGGCGCGCTTCTGCTGGACCTGGACTACGAGGAGGACTCCCAGGCGGAGGTGGATGCCACGGTGGTGGGCACCCACCGGGGCGAGCTGGTGGAGGTGCATGTGGCCGGCGAGGGGCGCACCTTCCCGCCGGAGCTTTTGCCGGAGCTCCTCCGGCTTGCCGCCCGGGGGCTGGAGCCCCTCTTTCGCCTGCAGGTGGAGGCCCTGGCGCCGTGGCTGCCCCTTCCTTGGTGATCGCCACCCGCAACCCCGGCAAGGTGCGGGAGCTGGCGGAGCTCCTGGCGGATCTGCCCCTGCGGCTCCTCAGCCTGGCGGATTTCCCGGAGCTCCCCGAGATTCCGGAGGAGGGGGAGACTTTCACGGACAACGCCGTGGCCAAGGCCCGGCAGGTGGCGGCCGTGACGGGGCTCCC
Proteins encoded in this window:
- the rph gene encoding ribonuclease PH, which produces MRRSGGRAAEALRPVRIEPGYLDFADGSALVTWGRTRVLCAASVLNQVPPFKQFTGEGWVTAEYAMLPRSTATRQPREGLAGRPRGRSQEIQRLIGRALRAVCDLKALGERTVILDCDVLQADGGTRAAAITGAFVALALALEPLRRREELETLPLTGQVAAVSLGRVSGALLLDLDYEEDSQAEVDATVVGTHRGELVEVHVAGEGRTFPPELLPELLRLAARGLEPLFRLQVEALAPWLPLPW